One stretch of Gadus macrocephalus chromosome 12, ASM3116895v1 DNA includes these proteins:
- the lrrc41 gene encoding leucine-rich repeat-containing protein 41 isoform X3, giving the protein MHEAYAEEVLQLAAKTEPPRPLSSLKLICIRVASRHVADIDVDALIGLPVSLIKDLLPQLSIYDLIRLQPALNQRGISTQSAWVLILQDIKGAHRVLDLHSEDGRIFRVSEVKSLAKSLKQLWQTSRSSLVDLGMAVLPQSALMALLLDACPGLHSLSLEIHPLDVDPGPHGSGMTHEPTYPKELSLRKLSVKVPQVMADIHSITAVLKHSPHLTSLHISGIRLPNSSSHRDLLTSISESNHRLRTLHLEDLNLADCHQDILNLLRNCMLEELSLKDCRLLERCSDRESYLQQFIDSLKQVRSLRSLDLSQNRLAKSAPTLAELFTGSPASAVKRLDISSNFIQPAELLELGQRLQMHPPQQRLTLDLRKNPWDRDRETWHDALQTLRPLCDFQTDGWKSRNTMADHISNM; this is encoded by the exons ATGCATGAAGCCTATGCCGAAGAAGTCCTGCAGTTAGCAGCGAAGACTGAGCCCCCGAGACCTCTCTCCAGTCTGAAGCTGATCTGCATCCGTGTGGCTAGTCGACATGTAGCTGACATTGACGTGGACGCTCTCATAG ggctccctgtgtctctgatAAAGGACCTTCTGCCTCAGCTGAGTATATATGACCTCATAAGGCTCCAGCCAGCCCTGAATCAAAGAG GAATATCTACTCAATCAGCCTGGGTTCTGATACTACAAGACATTAAAGGTGCCCACCGT GTTCTAGACTTGCATTCAGAAGATGGAA GGATCTTCAGGGTGTCTGAGGTGAAGTCGTTGGCCAAATCTCTCAAACAGCTGTGGCAGACATCCAGGAGCTCCCTGGTGGATCTGGGCATGGCTGTCCTGCCCCAGAGCGCCCTCATGGCGCTGCTGCTGGACGCCTGCCCTGGCCTGCATTCACTGTCCCTGGAGATCCATCCGCTGGATGTGGATCCCGGACCACATGGATCTGGGATGACCCATGAGCCCACTTACCCCAAAG AGTTGTCTCTAAGGAAACTGTCTGTGAAAGTCCCCCAAGTGATGGCAGACATACACAGCATTACAGCAGTGTTGAAGCACTCTCCCCATCTCACGTCGCTTCACATCTCCGGGATCAGGCTGCCCAATTCCTCTTCCCACCGGGATCTCCTAACTAGCATCTCAG AGTCCAACCATCGCCTGCGAACTCTCCACTTGGAGGACCTTAACCTAGCTGATTGCCACCAAGACATCTTGAATCTTCTGCGAAACTGCATGTTGGAAG AGCTGTCGTTGAAGGATTGCAGGCTGCTCGAAAGGTGCAGTGACAGAGAGTCCTATTTACAACAATTTATAGATTCCCTGAAGCAAGTGCGTTCCCTTCGGTCCCTCGACCTGTCGCAGAATCGCCTCG CAAAGAGCGCCCCAACGCTTGCAGAGCTCTTCACGGGATCGCCTGCCAGTGCGGTGAAAAGGCTGGACATAAG CTCGAACTTTATACAGCCAGCTGAGCTGTTGGAGTTGGGACAGCGGCTGCAGATGCATCCCCCACAGCAGCGACTGACCCTTGACCTCAGGAAGAACCCTTGGGACCGTGACCGAGAGACCTGGCATGATGCACTGCAGACACTTCGCCCACTCTGTGACTTTCAGACTGATGGATGGAAATCCAGAAACACAATGGCTGACCACATAAGCAATATGTGA
- the lrrc41 gene encoding uncharacterized protein lrrc41 isoform X2, giving the protein MHEAYAEEVLQLAAKTEPPRPLSSLKLICIRVASRHVADIDVDALIGLPVSLIKDLLPQLSIYDLIRLQPALNQRGISTQSAWVLILQDIKGAHRVLDLHSEDGSKQEAMDTCFQLMFYGFKYKGVAKQIFNVNITTLFLVMAKYIKRFYLRPSQFLQTFAKEQRALLTILEGSVDIVDVKHHKDLLKTESQFALYVLHRLLDHGQAKELIIYGLDPAMLNWILQDRGSRHADQQLTSVPRSSLVANPTAAADNIATCTYVDLENEEDVSPCKRPKLDDTFRERGAETLQSPVEPELLCQAFALYGSCLTGSCPRGQICSLQIRECGRSTLGVLVPFLPTWLCLRSLTIQSCWIFRVSEVKSLAKSLKQLWQTSRSSLVDLGMAVLPQSALMALLLDACPGLHSLSLEIHPLDVDPGPHGSGMTHEPTYPKELSLRKLSVKVPQVMADIHSITAVLKHSPHLTSLHISGIRLPNSSSHRDLLTSISESNHRLRTLHLEDLNLADCHQDILNLLRNCMLEAKSAPTLAELFTGSPASAVKRLDISSNFIQPAELLELGQRLQMHPPQQRLTLDLRKNPWDRDRETWHDALQTLRPLCDFQTDGWKSRNTMADHISNM; this is encoded by the exons ATGCATGAAGCCTATGCCGAAGAAGTCCTGCAGTTAGCAGCGAAGACTGAGCCCCCGAGACCTCTCTCCAGTCTGAAGCTGATCTGCATCCGTGTGGCTAGTCGACATGTAGCTGACATTGACGTGGACGCTCTCATAG ggctccctgtgtctctgatAAAGGACCTTCTGCCTCAGCTGAGTATATATGACCTCATAAGGCTCCAGCCAGCCCTGAATCAAAGAG GAATATCTACTCAATCAGCCTGGGTTCTGATACTACAAGACATTAAAGGTGCCCACCGT GTTCTAGACTTGCATTCAGAAGATGGAAGTAAGCAGGAAGCAATGGATACATGTTTTCAGTTAATGTTTTATGGCTTCAAATACAAAGGGGTTGCCAAACAAATTTTTAATGTCAATATCACCACCTTGTTCTTGGTCATGGCCAAGTACATCAAACGATTCTACCTTAGACCCTCCCAATTCCTTCAAACATTTGCCAAAGAGCAGAGAGCTCTGTTGACCATTTTAGAGGGTAGTGTAGACATTGTAGATGTTAAACACCACAAAGATTTGTTGAAAACTGAATCGCAGTTTGCATTATATGTGCTGCATAGGCTCCTCGACCACGGGCAGGCCAAAGAGCTTATCATATATGGCCTAGATCCAGCCATGCTTAACTGGATTCTTCAGGACAGGGGATCTCGGCATGCAGATCAGCAGCTGACCTCTGTTCCCAGGTCAAGCTTAGTTGCAaacccaacagcagcagctgacaaTATTGCAACATGCACATATGTTGATCTGGAAAACGAGGAAGACGTTTCGCCGTGCAAACGCCCAAAGTTGGATGACACATTCCGGGAACGGGGGGCGGAAACACTGCAGTCCCCTGTGGAGCCAGAGCTGCTTTGTCAAGCCTTCGCTCTCTACGGCAGCTGTCTGACCGGCTCGTGTCCCCGTGGACAGATCTGTTCATTGCAGATACGGGAGTGTGGAAGGAGCACACTCGGTGTGCTTGTTCCTTTTCTACCCACATGGCTCTGCCTCCGTTCTCTGACTATACAAAGCTGCT GGATCTTCAGGGTGTCTGAGGTGAAGTCGTTGGCCAAATCTCTCAAACAGCTGTGGCAGACATCCAGGAGCTCCCTGGTGGATCTGGGCATGGCTGTCCTGCCCCAGAGCGCCCTCATGGCGCTGCTGCTGGACGCCTGCCCTGGCCTGCATTCACTGTCCCTGGAGATCCATCCGCTGGATGTGGATCCCGGACCACATGGATCTGGGATGACCCATGAGCCCACTTACCCCAAAG AGTTGTCTCTAAGGAAACTGTCTGTGAAAGTCCCCCAAGTGATGGCAGACATACACAGCATTACAGCAGTGTTGAAGCACTCTCCCCATCTCACGTCGCTTCACATCTCCGGGATCAGGCTGCCCAATTCCTCTTCCCACCGGGATCTCCTAACTAGCATCTCAG AGTCCAACCATCGCCTGCGAACTCTCCACTTGGAGGACCTTAACCTAGCTGATTGCCACCAAGACATCTTGAATCTTCTGCGAAACTGCATGTTGGAAG CAAAGAGCGCCCCAACGCTTGCAGAGCTCTTCACGGGATCGCCTGCCAGTGCGGTGAAAAGGCTGGACATAAG CTCGAACTTTATACAGCCAGCTGAGCTGTTGGAGTTGGGACAGCGGCTGCAGATGCATCCCCCACAGCAGCGACTGACCCTTGACCTCAGGAAGAACCCTTGGGACCGTGACCGAGAGACCTGGCATGATGCACTGCAGACACTTCGCCCACTCTGTGACTTTCAGACTGATGGATGGAAATCCAGAAACACAATGGCTGACCACATAAGCAATATGTGA
- the lrrc41 gene encoding uncharacterized protein lrrc41 isoform X1 has product MHEAYAEEVLQLAAKTEPPRPLSSLKLICIRVASRHVADIDVDALIGLPVSLIKDLLPQLSIYDLIRLQPALNQRGISTQSAWVLILQDIKGAHRVLDLHSEDGSKQEAMDTCFQLMFYGFKYKGVAKQIFNVNITTLFLVMAKYIKRFYLRPSQFLQTFAKEQRALLTILEGSVDIVDVKHHKDLLKTESQFALYVLHRLLDHGQAKELIIYGLDPAMLNWILQDRGSRHADQQLTSVPRSSLVANPTAAADNIATCTYVDLENEEDVSPCKRPKLDDTFRERGAETLQSPVEPELLCQAFALYGSCLTGSCPRGQICSLQIRECGRSTLGVLVPFLPTWLCLRSLTIQSCWIFRVSEVKSLAKSLKQLWQTSRSSLVDLGMAVLPQSALMALLLDACPGLHSLSLEIHPLDVDPGPHGSGMTHEPTYPKELSLRKLSVKVPQVMADIHSITAVLKHSPHLTSLHISGIRLPNSSSHRDLLTSISESNHRLRTLHLEDLNLADCHQDILNLLRNCMLEELSLKDCRLLERCSDRESYLQQFIDSLKQVRSLRSLDLSQNRLAKSAPTLAELFTGSPASAVKRLDISSNFIQPAELLELGQRLQMHPPQQRLTLDLRKNPWDRDRETWHDALQTLRPLCDFQTDGWKSRNTMADHISNM; this is encoded by the exons ATGCATGAAGCCTATGCCGAAGAAGTCCTGCAGTTAGCAGCGAAGACTGAGCCCCCGAGACCTCTCTCCAGTCTGAAGCTGATCTGCATCCGTGTGGCTAGTCGACATGTAGCTGACATTGACGTGGACGCTCTCATAG ggctccctgtgtctctgatAAAGGACCTTCTGCCTCAGCTGAGTATATATGACCTCATAAGGCTCCAGCCAGCCCTGAATCAAAGAG GAATATCTACTCAATCAGCCTGGGTTCTGATACTACAAGACATTAAAGGTGCCCACCGT GTTCTAGACTTGCATTCAGAAGATGGAAGTAAGCAGGAAGCAATGGATACATGTTTTCAGTTAATGTTTTATGGCTTCAAATACAAAGGGGTTGCCAAACAAATTTTTAATGTCAATATCACCACCTTGTTCTTGGTCATGGCCAAGTACATCAAACGATTCTACCTTAGACCCTCCCAATTCCTTCAAACATTTGCCAAAGAGCAGAGAGCTCTGTTGACCATTTTAGAGGGTAGTGTAGACATTGTAGATGTTAAACACCACAAAGATTTGTTGAAAACTGAATCGCAGTTTGCATTATATGTGCTGCATAGGCTCCTCGACCACGGGCAGGCCAAAGAGCTTATCATATATGGCCTAGATCCAGCCATGCTTAACTGGATTCTTCAGGACAGGGGATCTCGGCATGCAGATCAGCAGCTGACCTCTGTTCCCAGGTCAAGCTTAGTTGCAaacccaacagcagcagctgacaaTATTGCAACATGCACATATGTTGATCTGGAAAACGAGGAAGACGTTTCGCCGTGCAAACGCCCAAAGTTGGATGACACATTCCGGGAACGGGGGGCGGAAACACTGCAGTCCCCTGTGGAGCCAGAGCTGCTTTGTCAAGCCTTCGCTCTCTACGGCAGCTGTCTGACCGGCTCGTGTCCCCGTGGACAGATCTGTTCATTGCAGATACGGGAGTGTGGAAGGAGCACACTCGGTGTGCTTGTTCCTTTTCTACCCACATGGCTCTGCCTCCGTTCTCTGACTATACAAAGCTGCT GGATCTTCAGGGTGTCTGAGGTGAAGTCGTTGGCCAAATCTCTCAAACAGCTGTGGCAGACATCCAGGAGCTCCCTGGTGGATCTGGGCATGGCTGTCCTGCCCCAGAGCGCCCTCATGGCGCTGCTGCTGGACGCCTGCCCTGGCCTGCATTCACTGTCCCTGGAGATCCATCCGCTGGATGTGGATCCCGGACCACATGGATCTGGGATGACCCATGAGCCCACTTACCCCAAAG AGTTGTCTCTAAGGAAACTGTCTGTGAAAGTCCCCCAAGTGATGGCAGACATACACAGCATTACAGCAGTGTTGAAGCACTCTCCCCATCTCACGTCGCTTCACATCTCCGGGATCAGGCTGCCCAATTCCTCTTCCCACCGGGATCTCCTAACTAGCATCTCAG AGTCCAACCATCGCCTGCGAACTCTCCACTTGGAGGACCTTAACCTAGCTGATTGCCACCAAGACATCTTGAATCTTCTGCGAAACTGCATGTTGGAAG AGCTGTCGTTGAAGGATTGCAGGCTGCTCGAAAGGTGCAGTGACAGAGAGTCCTATTTACAACAATTTATAGATTCCCTGAAGCAAGTGCGTTCCCTTCGGTCCCTCGACCTGTCGCAGAATCGCCTCG CAAAGAGCGCCCCAACGCTTGCAGAGCTCTTCACGGGATCGCCTGCCAGTGCGGTGAAAAGGCTGGACATAAG CTCGAACTTTATACAGCCAGCTGAGCTGTTGGAGTTGGGACAGCGGCTGCAGATGCATCCCCCACAGCAGCGACTGACCCTTGACCTCAGGAAGAACCCTTGGGACCGTGACCGAGAGACCTGGCATGATGCACTGCAGACACTTCGCCCACTCTGTGACTTTCAGACTGATGGATGGAAATCCAGAAACACAATGGCTGACCACATAAGCAATATGTGA
- the rad54l gene encoding DNA repair and recombination protein RAD54-like → MRRSRAPSQVAKRKQADDSSEEEEWSPSQDKQTKGDSNSRESYVAPFRKPLAQLTNPPLCVDSNQHEAFIRSILSKPFKIPIQNYTGPLGIRALGLKRAGVRRALHDPFAEGALVLYEPPTLNTQDMLKADKEKMPVHVVVDPVLGIVLRPHQREGVKFLWDCVTGRRIPDSYGCIMADEMGLGKTLQCIALLWTLLRQSPDCKPEIDKAIVVSPSSLVRNWCNEVGKWLGGRVTPVAIDGGSKEEIDRKLVSFMCQHGLRVPTPILIISYETFRLHAEVLHKGKVGLIICDEGHRLKNSDNQTYQALNAMSSQRRVLISGTPIQNDLLEYFSLVHFVSAGILGTAQEFKKRFELPILKGRDADASDKDRQAGEEKLKELISVVNRCLIRRTSDILSKYLPVKIEQVVCCRLTPLQSELYKRFLMQAKPVETLQEGKISVSSLSSITTLKKLCNHPALIYEKCMEGAEGFEGALDIFPAGYSLKSVEPQLSGKMLVLDYILAMTRSTTSDKVVLVSNYTQTLDLFEKLCRCRSYLYVRLDGTMSIKKRAKIVERFNTPSNPEFIFMLSSKAGGCGLNLIGANRLVMFDPDWNPANDEQAMARVWRDGQLKTCYIYRLLSTGTIEEKILQRQAHKKALSSCVVDEEQDVERHFSLGELRELFLLNEETTSDTHDKFKCRRCVNGRQVRAPPEDSDCTGDLSQWHHCSDKRGLRDRVLQASWDAAVSFVFHQRSHDDQKGLV, encoded by the exons ATG AGAAGGAGTCGTGCTCCCAGCCAGGTGGCCAAACGGAAACAAGCTGATGATTCATCCGAGGAGGAAGAGTGGAGCCCTTCCCAG GACAAACAAACGAAAGGGGATAGCAATTCCAGAGAGAGTTATGTCGCCCCTTTCAGAAAGCCTCTAGCGCAGCTGACCAACCCTCCTCTGTGTGTAGACAGCAACCAGCAT GAAGCGTTCATCCGAAGTATCCTTTCCAAACCATTTAAGATCCCCATTCAAAACTACACAG GTCCACTGGGAATCAGGGCACTCGGTTTGAAGCGTGCTGGAGTGAGGCGTGCACTTCATGACCCATTTGCAGAGGGTGCGTTGGTTCTGTATGAGCCCCCTACGCTGAATACTCAGGACATGCTTAAAGCAGACAA GGAGAAAATGCCAGTGCATGTAGTTGTGGATCCAGTCTTGGGAATTGTACTCAGACCTCACCAGAGAGAG GGGGTGAAGTTTCTGTGGGATTGCGTGACGGGGAGACGCATCCCGGACTCTTATGGCTGTATCATGGCTGATGAGATGGGGCTGGGCAAGACGCTGCAGTGCATCGCCCTCCTGTGGACACTGCTCCGCCAGAGCCCTGATTGCAAGCCAGAAATAGACAAGGCCATTGTGGTCTCCCCTTCCAGCCTGGTCCGCAACTGGTGCAACGAGGTGGGCAAGTGGCTGGGGGGGCGGGTCACTCCAGTGGCCATTGATGGAGGTTCAAAGGAAGAAATAGACCGAAAGCTAG TGAGCTTCATGTGCCAGCATGGCCTGAGAGTGCCGACACCAATACTCATAATTTCATATGAAACCTTCCGACTTCACGCTGAGGTCCTACACAAGGGAAAGGTTGGACTGATCATTTGCGATGAG GGTCATCGGCTTAAAAACTCTGACAACCAGACGTACCAGGCTCTCAATGCTATGAGCTCCCAGCGTAGAGTGCTAATATCAGGCACCCCTATCCAGAACGACCTGCTCGAATACTTCAGTCTGGTGCACTTTGTCAGTGCTGGCATCCTTG GTACAGCCCAAGAGTTTAAAAAGCGGTTTGAGCTTCCCATTTTGAAGGGTAGAGATGCTGATGCCAGTGATAAAGACAGACAAGCTGGAGAGGAGAAACTCAAAGAGTTGATCAGCGTAGTCAACAG ATGCCTGATAAGGAGAACGTCAGATATTCTCTCCAAGTATCTCCCTGTGAAGATCGAGCAAGTTGTTTGCTGcag GCTGACCCCACTTCAGTCAGAGCTTTACAAGCGTTTTCTGATGCAGGCCAAGCCAGTCGAAACTCTCCAGGAAGGCAAAATAAGTGTGTCCTCATTGTCTTCCATCACAACACTCAAGAAACTGTGCAATC aCCCGGCTTTAATCTACGAGAAGTGCATGGAGGGTGCGGAGGGCTTTGAAGGAGCGTTGGATATCTTCCCTGCCGGATACAGTTTGAAATCTGTGGAACCTCAACTTTCTG GTAAAATGTTGGTCCTTGACTACATTCTGGCAATGACGAGGTCCACAACAAGCGACAAAGTGGTGCTAGTCTCCAACTACACTCAAACCCTGGATCTGTTTGAAAAGCTGTGCAGATGTCGTAG TTATCTTTATGTTCGACTAGACGGCACAATGTCCATTAAGAAAAGGGCCAAAATTGTGGAACGATTCAACACTCCATCC AACCCAGAGTTTATTTTCATGCTGAGCAGCAAGGCTGGCGGATGTGGCCTGAATCTGATTGGTGCCAACCGCTTAGTGATGTTCGATCCCGACTGGAATCCAGCCAATGATGAGCAGGCTATGGCACGTGTGTGGAGAGACGGTCAGTTGAAGACCTGCTACATCTACAGACTGCTATCT ACGGGAACAATAGAGGAGAAGATTCTGCAGAGGCAAGCCCATAAAAAGGCCCTGAGCAGCTGTGTGGTGGATGAGGAGCAGGACGTAGAGCGCCACTTCTCCCTGGGCGAGCTGCGTGAACTGTTCTTGCTCAATGAGGAGACGACCAGCGATACCCATGACAA GTTCAAGTGTCGGCGCTGCGTCAACGGCAGGCAGGTTCGGGCGCCCCCAGAGGACTCGGACTGCACCGGCGACCTGTCCCAGTGGCACCACTGCTCCGACAAGAGGGGGCTCCGGGACCGGGTGCTGCAGGCCTCCTGGGACGCTGCCGTGTCCTTCGTCTTCCATCAGCGCTCTCACGACGACCAGAAAGGGTTGGTGTGA